In one window of Poriferisphaera corsica DNA:
- a CDS encoding alpha/beta hydrolase family protein — protein MTYPQLQTAKNPNEVITAISNGSNASVVKEDGLKPNEAVLHVSTTERYRVNADPEIMVVNESDEGMARMGVTKALEAVKMAGERGKVKRVAKPASPAKASKKTRIIKLHGFNVHDKGAATVDMLNPYLADYDYQDLDYGYFNLKDVRMKNSTVALALAVQTKQPKQDIWLGHSNGCAIIYEALELMSDVSAVSPEIAEYLPYPQGIILINPALDADIEFPEGNYFIHIYYSPSDDPVWWAKWLWWHKWGSMGRDGYTGKPDPRINQFNEMDLLARNIEHSDVFKPGIVKRFAPFLIHNIKTELEASKP, from the coding sequence CCCCAACTACAAACAGCAAAGAACCCAAACGAAGTTATTACCGCTATATCAAACGGTAGCAATGCAAGTGTAGTTAAAGAGGATGGGTTGAAGCCTAATGAAGCAGTCCTTCACGTATCTACCACAGAGCGGTACAGAGTCAACGCCGATCCTGAAATTATGGTTGTGAATGAATCCGATGAGGGCATGGCAAGAATGGGAGTCACAAAGGCGCTCGAAGCGGTGAAGATGGCGGGTGAGAGAGGTAAGGTTAAGAGGGTCGCGAAACCAGCAAGCCCGGCCAAGGCGTCAAAGAAAACCCGCATCATCAAGCTCCACGGATTCAACGTCCACGATAAAGGCGCAGCTACCGTTGATATGCTCAACCCCTATCTAGCTGATTACGATTATCAGGATTTGGATTATGGGTATTTCAACCTTAAAGATGTACGAATGAAAAACAGTACTGTGGCACTAGCGTTAGCAGTACAAACCAAGCAACCGAAACAGGATATATGGCTAGGGCACAGTAACGGGTGTGCAATAATATATGAAGCCTTGGAGCTTATGAGTGATGTGTCTGCCGTATCGCCAGAAATAGCCGAATATTTGCCATACCCTCAAGGCATCATCCTAATTAACCCTGCCCTAGACGCTGATATTGAATTCCCCGAAGGCAACTACTTCATTCACATCTACTACTCACCTTCGGATGACCCCGTCTGGTGGGCTAAATGGCTTTGGTGGCACAAATGGGGATCAATGGGGCGTGATGGCTACACGGGCAAACCAGACCCAAGAATCAATCAATTCAACGAAATGGATCTGCTGGCACGCAATATTGAACACTCGGATGTGTTTAAGCCCGGCATTGTTAAGCGATTCGCGCCGTTCCTTATTCACAACATCAAAACAGAGTTGGAAGCGAGCAAACCATGA
- a CDS encoding sialidase family protein, producing MATNISKASLDNTSDWSKVQDSKCKDICVYQSGKRVPTYIENGDLANKTAVVWYRADSSKTIQITGGVTPSGKTYIGSELQPATQIDLSANHTDGGGHNPIASYLHPSVVDFGQAWNGYRYWMTATPFDVSGDDYEDGFVFVSNDGASWTAFDVDGGGNSNITSIFPNQINRFHSDHRLLIDDNKLVCYYRRNATDLPGKKETILRIESSDGQNWSAPVECITSDDNPTHYMSPSVIKRGENDWLMFVSRLDVSDDAQTRVVRLVSSDGVNWSEQGFVGMALPDFVNGPWHNDVQHDAVNDRLIMLFPTGRRSIQDPTWQGMFMLAYSYDWGLTWQLDEMPLVGGRTQSYMRDRCYKGCLLDLGGGNWRVFISGRNADDTAWVVGRLDTAITAIPRSCPNITSVFLGGDDFEDDNFDSTPMWRQREGNASVSGGVIDVNRSAGQAGVVVMGELLGSKFTMAFNFKLKSINSLARIYGASGSGFLWNDFSARDEVMLRPGHAEKSPLPANTDWHKCEIVRDGSSWTIKLDGATVHTATYDDGGKQGGVELGGSGSAVGDGVLIKDVMWYDHTRVGISTEQLNPVVKSYRKDSIAPGMGMGFGY from the coding sequence TTGGCAACTAACATTTCTAAAGCTTCGCTTGATAACACTTCTGATTGGTCAAAAGTACAAGACTCTAAATGCAAGGACATTTGTGTATATCAATCTGGCAAACGTGTTCCCACGTACATCGAGAACGGTGACCTGGCCAATAAAACTGCAGTCGTCTGGTATCGAGCAGATAGCAGTAAAACGATACAAATTACAGGCGGCGTAACACCCTCCGGGAAAACGTACATCGGATCTGAGTTGCAGCCTGCAACGCAGATCGATCTTTCTGCCAATCACACTGATGGCGGCGGGCACAACCCCATTGCGTCCTACCTGCATCCCTCTGTCGTCGATTTTGGGCAAGCATGGAACGGCTACCGATACTGGATGACAGCAACCCCGTTCGATGTGTCTGGTGACGACTACGAGGATGGATTCGTCTTTGTGTCTAATGATGGCGCAAGCTGGACAGCATTCGACGTAGACGGCGGTGGTAACTCAAATATCACATCCATCTTTCCCAATCAGATAAACCGCTTTCATTCAGATCACCGATTACTGATCGACGATAACAAATTGGTTTGCTATTACCGCCGTAATGCCACCGACTTGCCGGGTAAAAAAGAAACGATTCTTCGTATTGAATCGAGTGACGGGCAGAATTGGAGTGCGCCAGTTGAATGCATCACCAGCGACGACAACCCCACTCACTACATGTCGCCATCCGTAATCAAACGAGGAGAAAACGATTGGCTGATGTTCGTTTCTCGCTTGGATGTGAGCGATGACGCGCAGACGAGGGTAGTACGATTAGTTTCTAGTGATGGCGTTAATTGGTCGGAGCAAGGTTTTGTTGGTATGGCCTTGCCAGATTTCGTAAATGGCCCTTGGCACAACGATGTACAGCACGACGCAGTTAATGACCGATTGATCATGCTTTTTCCGACAGGCCGAAGATCTATACAAGATCCGACATGGCAAGGCATGTTTATGCTGGCGTATTCGTATGACTGGGGGTTGACGTGGCAACTCGACGAGATGCCGCTTGTGGGAGGTCGTACGCAGTCCTACATGCGAGACAGGTGTTACAAGGGTTGCTTGTTAGACCTAGGCGGTGGGAACTGGCGCGTGTTTATTTCCGGTCGTAATGCGGATGATACGGCGTGGGTTGTGGGACGGCTTGACACAGCGATCACCGCCATCCCACGTTCATGTCCTAACATCACGAGTGTTTTTCTTGGCGGCGATGATTTTGAAGATGACAACTTCGATTCAACACCGATGTGGAGGCAACGTGAAGGCAATGCTTCGGTATCCGGTGGTGTGATTGATGTGAATCGATCGGCGGGGCAAGCCGGAGTTGTTGTGATGGGGGAACTGTTGGGTTCAAAGTTTACTATGGCCTTTAACTTTAAGCTGAAATCTATCAACTCACTTGCTCGTATCTATGGCGCGAGCGGTTCGGGTTTCCTATGGAATGACTTCTCCGCAAGAGATGAAGTCATGTTGAGGCCGGGACACGCAGAGAAAAGTCCACTCCCTGCCAATACTGATTGGCATAAATGCGAGATCGTACGAGATGGTTCGTCGTGGACGATCAAGCTTGATGGCGCAACGGTACACACTGCCACATATGACGATGGCGGCAAGCAAGGCGGGGTTGAGCTTGGCGGTAGCGGTTCTGCCGTTGGTGATGGTGTACTGATCAAAGATGTGATGTGGTATGACCACACGCGCGTGGGTATTTCAACAGAACAATTAAATCCTGTGGTCAAATCCTATCGTAAGGACAGTATTGCACCCGGTATGGGAATGGGGTTTGGATACTAA
- a CDS encoding helix-turn-helix domain-containing protein translates to MINTQDFCCAKEVASKVGKSVRTIQRMCGKNAIKAIQLIPGGEYSIPTSEVERLLKTRLSASSATPATPPPNNAA, encoded by the coding sequence ATGATTAACACACAAGATTTCTGTTGCGCCAAGGAAGTAGCAAGCAAGGTCGGTAAATCAGTCCGTACTATTCAACGAATGTGCGGTAAGAATGCGATCAAAGCCATTCAACTGATACCAGGCGGTGAATATTCAATACCCACCAGTGAAGTTGAGCGGTTGTTGAAAACTCGCCTTTCTGCGTCATCTGCGACACCTGCGACACCACCCCCAAACAATGCCGCATAA